The sequence CTAATAACCTTCTGTGCTGAACCTTCGAGATACCGATATCCGGAAAGACCGGTGGTATGGATGGCTGCGTGCCATGCTATAGTCGCCCTGGCGCATGTCACACGAGGCTGGCTGGGAGCGAAGACGGTTTCTTGCGCGGGCAGCACTCTAGCCGTAGACGGATTAGCGACACCGGCTTGCGTCGCGTTCTTCTCCCTCACCTATTACTTCACGTTAGCCGCTGATGCGTGGTTTGCTAACGCGTGTGTAGCCTGGTATCTGACGGCGGCGAGCGAGTGGTCCACTGAAGCTTTGGAGCGGGCGGCGGCGTATCTCCATGCTGTGGCTTGGGGCTGGGCCGGCGCGTGGACTGCAGCAGCTTTAGCGCTTCGACGAGTGACTGCTGACGAGCTGGCTGGAACTTGTGGTATATCGGATGCAGCGGCTGCGGCGCTGATCGGTGTCCCGAGAGGTGCTCTCCTCATCACTTCAGTCTCGTTAGCTATCGGCGCGTGTCCTGGTATAATGAGAGTGCGGCGTGCGCTGGATTCGAGAGGAGCGAAGAGGGTCGGGCGATTAGCTGCTCGAGCGGCCGCGGGGGGTTTGCTCTACTTGTTTTTAGCGGCGTTAGCGACTGGCGCTCGTGTGATTGAAGCTAGGAATAGAGAAGCGCAGACGAACCTAGCGTTGCTGGCTGCTTTGGAAGCGGGGAACATTGAGGTAACAGCGGGGTCGCGGGGTGTGTCCATGTGTTTGTGGTTGTCCTGTGGTATCGCCGCAGGAGCGTGGGCGTGGTCGAAGAAGTCCGCCATAGTGTGGCGCAAGGCCCTCTGTCCGCCGCGCAAGGCTCCCTGCTGTGCCCCTCCCTTGCTCAGAGCTCATCACCCCTACTACAAGAGACCTCTGCACGT comes from Maniola jurtina chromosome 17, ilManJurt1.1, whole genome shotgun sequence and encodes:
- the LOC123873719 gene encoding frizzled-9-like isoform X2; its protein translation is MSAFAGILTSECSVHARFLLCSAFAPLCSEQVSGSVSACRALCEKVVDDCKKEIKELPSTIKLDCSAFPLRPDRRLCMRPPNAIEDPEPHPLPPWPFQEQELRESGCPPAHTRAPTGECWPACGQHARYAQTNKRTVEIWMITLAWFSLLSTLFALITFCAEPSRYRYPERPVVWMAACHAIVALAHVTRGWLGAKTVSCAGSTLAVDGLATPACVAFFSLTYYFTLAADAWFANACVAWYLTAASEWSTEALERAAAYLHAVAWGWAGAWTAAALALRRVTADELAGTCGISDAAAAALIGVPRGALLITSVSLAIGACPGIMRVRRALDSRGAKRVGRLAARAAAGGLLYLFLAALATGARVIEARNREAQTNLALLAALEAGNIEVTAGSRGVSMCLWLSCGIAAGAWAWSKKSAIVWRKALCPPRKAPCCAPPLLRAHHPYYKRPLHVSRV
- the LOC123873719 gene encoding frizzled-10-like isoform X1; the protein is MMGRILCVFLLVWMVAAGQEEDSGKCERISLSQCQDLGYNWTAMPNLVGHRDQKEAEEAMSAFAGILTSECSVHARFLLCSAFAPLCSEQVSGSVSACRALCEKVVDDCKKEIKELPSTIKLDCSAFPLRPDRRLCMRPPNAIEDPEPHPLPPWPFQEQELRESGCPPAHTRAPTGECWPACGQHARYAQTNKRTVEIWMITLAWFSLLSTLFALITFCAEPSRYRYPERPVVWMAACHAIVALAHVTRGWLGAKTVSCAGSTLAVDGLATPACVAFFSLTYYFTLAADAWFANACVAWYLTAASEWSTEALERAAAYLHAVAWGWAGAWTAAALALRRVTADELAGTCGISDAAAAALIGVPRGALLITSVSLAIGACPGIMRVRRALDSRGAKRVGRLAARAAAGGLLYLFLAALATGARVIEARNREAQTNLALLAALEAGNIEVTAGSRGVSMCLWLSCGIAAGAWAWSKKSAIVWRKALCPPRKAPCCAPPLLRAHHPYYKRPLHVSRV